The Girardinichthys multiradiatus isolate DD_20200921_A chromosome 24, DD_fGirMul_XY1, whole genome shotgun sequence genome has a window encoding:
- the gca gene encoding grancalcin, whose protein sequence is MAYPGYGGYGGPMPGMPPQGMSGGPMGGPMPGHMGGHMGGAMGGQMVGPMGGPMGGPQPQGGYGSYGGGYPGGFGAPPPAANDPMWGYFTAIAGQDGEVDAEELQRCLSQAGFTGSYNPFSLETCRIMIAMLDRDYTGKMGFNEFKDLFKALSGWKQNFMMFDQDRSGTVEPHEMSQAINAMGYHISPQALNAIIKRYNKGGRIYFDDYVACCVKLRALTDNFRRRDTMQQGSVTFQYDDFILCTMAI, encoded by the exons ATGGCTTATCCAGGATACGGCGGG TATGGTGGTCCAATGCCAGGGATGCCACCCCAAGGAATGTCAGGAGGACCCATGGGGGGCCCCATGCCTGGACACATGGGCGGACACATGGGAGGGGCCATGGGTGGTCAGATGGTAGGTCCAATGGGAGGCCCAATGGGAGGCCCACAGCCTCAGGGAGGATATGGCTCCTATGGAGGAGGCTACCCAGGTGGATTTGGTGCCCCGCCCCCAGCTGCCAATGATCCAATGTGGGGTTACTTCACAGCTATAGCTGGACAG GATGGAGAGGTTGAtgcagaggagctgcagagatgcttGTCTCAGGCAGGTTTCACAGGCAGCTACAACC caTTTAGCCTGGAGACGTGCAGGATCATGATTGCAATGCTTGAT CGGGACTATACAGGCAAGATGGGTTTCAATGAGTTCAAGGACCTGTTCAAGGCTCTCAGTGGCTGGAAGCAGAACTTCATGATGTTTGACCAGGACCGCAGTGGAACAGTGGAACCTCATGAGATGTCCCAGGCCATCAACGCTATGG GTTACCACATCAGTCCTCAGGCCCTGAATGCAATCATAAAGCGCTACAACAAAGGGGGCAGAATCTACTTTGATGACTACGTGGCCTGCTGTGTTAAACTGCGAGCTCTAACAG ACAACTTCAGACGAAGAGATACCATGCAGCAGGGGTCGGTCACCTTCCAATATGATGAT TTTATTCTGTGCACAATGGCCATCTAA